In one window of Lacticaseibacillus casei DSM 20011 = JCM 1134 = ATCC 393 DNA:
- the dnaA gene encoding chromosomal replication initiator protein DnaA produces MPNLEELWAYLNDKFREELTPVGYSTWIQTAKPVKLTKDKLEIEVPASLHKAYWEKNLVTKVVEGVYEFAQLEVDPVIMTKDELQPVTTHQQPATADDDDQQLTFKAKTHLNPKYTFDRFVIGKGNQMAHAATLAVAEAPGTTYNPLFIYGGVGLGKTHLMQAIGNLVLENNPAANIKYVTSENFANDFINSIQTKQQEQFRQEYRNVDLLLVDDIQFFGDKEATQEEFFHTFNTLYENMKQIVLTSDRLPNEIPKLQERLVSRFNKGLSVDVTPPDLETRIAILRNKADAEDLSIPDDTLSYIAGQIESNVRDLEGALVRVQAFSTMKNEDITTSLAADALKALKLDDRSGQLTIAQILDAVAKHFQVTVQDLKGKKRVKQIVIPRQIAMYLAREMTDNSLPKIGQEIGGKDHTTVIHAHEKIMSAMTTNEDLKAQVVELRNILKNRG; encoded by the coding sequence ATGCCCAATTTAGAGGAGCTTTGGGCTTACCTGAATGATAAATTCCGTGAAGAGTTGACCCCAGTCGGCTACAGCACATGGATTCAAACAGCCAAACCCGTTAAATTGACCAAAGATAAACTCGAAATCGAAGTCCCGGCATCGTTGCATAAGGCTTACTGGGAGAAAAATCTGGTCACCAAAGTCGTGGAAGGGGTCTATGAATTTGCCCAGCTGGAAGTCGATCCGGTGATCATGACCAAAGACGAGTTACAGCCGGTCACGACGCACCAGCAACCAGCGACTGCCGATGATGATGATCAACAACTAACTTTTAAGGCGAAAACGCATCTCAATCCGAAATACACGTTTGACCGGTTCGTGATCGGCAAAGGCAACCAAATGGCGCATGCCGCGACGTTAGCGGTTGCCGAAGCTCCCGGCACGACGTATAATCCGCTGTTTATTTATGGTGGCGTCGGTTTGGGCAAGACGCACTTGATGCAGGCTATCGGTAACCTGGTTTTGGAAAATAATCCAGCCGCTAACATTAAATATGTCACCAGCGAGAATTTTGCCAACGACTTCATTAACTCGATTCAAACCAAGCAGCAGGAGCAATTTCGTCAGGAGTATCGCAATGTTGACCTGCTGTTGGTTGATGATATCCAGTTTTTTGGTGACAAAGAAGCCACGCAGGAAGAATTCTTCCATACGTTTAACACGCTGTACGAAAATATGAAGCAGATCGTACTCACAAGCGATCGCCTGCCAAACGAAATTCCTAAGCTGCAGGAGCGGCTGGTGTCGCGGTTTAACAAAGGCTTGTCCGTTGACGTGACGCCGCCTGATCTCGAAACCCGCATTGCCATCTTGCGCAATAAAGCCGATGCCGAAGATCTCAGCATTCCTGATGACACGCTTTCTTACATTGCCGGCCAAATTGAAAGTAACGTGCGTGATTTGGAAGGGGCTTTGGTGCGTGTCCAGGCTTTTTCTACTATGAAAAATGAAGATATCACGACCAGCCTGGCCGCCGATGCGTTAAAGGCGCTCAAACTCGATGATCGCAGCGGGCAACTGACCATTGCGCAGATACTGGACGCTGTCGCCAAGCATTTTCAGGTCACCGTGCAGGATCTAAAAGGTAAGAAACGGGTCAAGCAAATTGTGATTCCCCGCCAGATCGCGATGTATCTGGCGCGAGAAATGACCGATAATAGTTTGCCGAAAATCGGCCAGGAAATTGGCGGTAAAGATCACACCACGGTCATCCACGCGCACGAAAAAATTATGTCGGCAATGACGACGAATGAAGATCTTAAAGCCCAAGTCGTCGAACTGCGAAATATTCTTAAAAATCGCGGATAA